One stretch of Lodderomyces beijingensis strain CBS 14171 genome assembly, chromosome: 3 DNA includes these proteins:
- a CDS encoding 40S ribosomal protein uS9, with protein MSTQSVQTFGKKKTATAVAHVKNGKGLIKINGSPITLVQPEILRFKVYEPLTLVGLDKFQGIDIRVKVSGGGHVSQVYAIRQAIAKGLVAYHQKFVDEASKNELKKVFAAYDKTLLVADSRRMEPKKFGGRGARARFQKSYR; from the exons ATGTCCACCCAATCCGTGCAA ACTTTCGGTAAAAAGAAGACTGCAACCGCCGTTGCTCACGTCAAGAACGGTAAAGGtttgatcaaaatcaacgGCTCCCCAATCACTTTGGTTCAGCCAGAAATCTTGAGATTCAAGGTCTACGAACCATTGACCTTGGTTGGTTTGGACAAATTCCAAGGTATTGACATCAGAGTTAAAGTTTCTGGTGGAGGTCACGTGTCCCAGGTTTACGCCATCAGACAAGCCATTGCCAAAGGTTTGGTTGCTTACCACCAAAAGTTTGTTGACGAAGCTTCGAAAaatgagttgaagaaagttTTTGCTGCTTACGACAAGACCTTGTTGGTTGCTGACTCCAGAAGAATGGAACCAAAGAAGTTTGGTGGTCGTGGTGCCAGAGCAAGATTCCAAAAATCTTACCGTTAA